The sequence TGCAACAATATCCGAACTGGAATTATGAGTTTTTCGCTGACTATGCAGGCATCGAGCGATTCGGAGAAATCATATTCTAAATTCGACGAAAAGAAGTATACGTTCTCACTTGCAAAATGGGGCTTTTTTCATACTCTGGAAGCACTCTAAATTTCTTCATCTTGCTTAAAAGAACTCTTTCATTTATCGCGAAATTTCTCGCTATAATACTTACTATTCTCACGCTTGGAATCATCATCATATCATTCATCAAACCTGACTGGATAGAGACGGGAATCATATGGATTGGCGAGTTAATAGAAACTCTCGGATACTGGAATTATCTGATTGCCTTTTCTTCCGCATGTCTCGAATCTCTTCCATTTATCGGAACAGCAATTCCAGGGATGAATATTATGATTCTTGTCTGAGGTTTTTGGGCAAAAGATCATTTCGCATTCACGATTATCGCAGCAATCATCGGCGCTATGCTCGGAAATTATATTGGCTATTGGATCGGGAAATATTTCGGAAAGGAATTCATCGAGAGATACGGTGACTGGTTCGGACTCGGAAAAACAGAAGAGAAAATCCTCGTGAAACAGATCGAGAAAAACGGGTTCTGGTATATCGTACTCGGGAAATTCCACAACTTCACCCGCTCTTTTGTCCCATTCATCGCTGGAAGTGCTGGCATGCTCGAGCGGAATTTTTGGCTCTACAATATGATTGGTTCTATCATCTGGGCTGCGAGCATCAATATGCTCGGAATCTTCTTTATCGATAATTACAAAATGATTCTCGATCGACTCGGAACCGTGATGCTTGTATTTTTTGTAGGAATTATGTTGTATTTCTATTTCTTCAAGAAAGAATTGCTCGTGACCTATATCCGTGACAAACAAAGTGAAATAGACGCAAAAGTGAAAAAATAATCTTTCTCGAAATTCCCTTACCTGATACTATGTCTTTTTCTTTTGAAATCATCATTCTTTTTCTCGCCTCTTGTATTCTCTCTCCACTGATACTTTCAGGATGTTCTTATTTCTTGAGAAAATGGACACTCCTCGATCGTCCACACCTCTACAAGTCAGAACAAGGAC is a genomic window of Candidatus Gracilibacteria bacterium containing:
- a CDS encoding DedA family protein; translated protein: MLKRTLSFIAKFLAIILTILTLGIIIISFIKPDWIETGIIWIGELIETLGYWNYLIAFSSACLESLPFIGTAIPGMNIMILVGGFWAKDHFAFTIIAAIIGAMLGNYIGYWIGKYFGKEFIERYGDWFGLGKTEEKILVKQIEKNGFWYIVLGKFHNFTRSFVPFIAGSAGMLERNFWLYNMIGSIIWAASINMLGIFFIDNYKMILDRLGTVMLVFFVGIMLYFYFFKKELLVTYIRDKQSEIDAKVKK